In a genomic window of Glaciimonas sp. PCH181:
- a CDS encoding metal ABC transporter ATP-binding protein → MKPALAATAVSAVTLHNLTVAYRQHPALHHISGSFESGSLTAIIGPNGAGKSTLLKSLLGLVRIDGGHVDISVPRKRIAYLPQQAEIDRGFPISVLDCVLLGYWQRAGLFGGITQAMAVKADAALHAVGLEGFADRSIGSLSAGQFQRVLFARILLQDAELILLDEPFNAVDAKTTEDLLVIVQSWHAQQRTVIAVLHDNEQVRRYFPQAVMLARRLVAWGDTATVLTDEHLRLAKNMPEAQDPNAPFCQPEVAA, encoded by the coding sequence ATGAAGCCCGCACTGGCAGCCACCGCCGTGAGCGCGGTCACATTACATAACCTGACGGTAGCGTATCGTCAGCATCCGGCGTTGCATCATATTAGCGGCAGTTTTGAATCCGGTTCACTGACCGCGATCATCGGGCCGAACGGTGCCGGTAAAAGTACTCTGCTAAAAAGCTTGCTTGGGTTGGTACGTATCGATGGCGGCCATGTCGATATCAGCGTGCCGCGTAAGCGGATTGCGTATTTGCCGCAGCAAGCTGAGATTGATCGCGGCTTTCCGATTTCGGTATTGGATTGTGTGTTGCTGGGGTACTGGCAGCGTGCAGGGTTGTTTGGCGGTATTACGCAGGCAATGGCAGTCAAGGCCGATGCGGCGCTGCACGCGGTTGGTCTGGAAGGCTTCGCTGATCGCTCGATTGGCAGTTTGTCTGCGGGGCAGTTTCAGCGCGTATTGTTTGCCCGGATTTTGTTGCAGGATGCAGAATTGATTTTGTTGGATGAGCCATTTAATGCGGTCGACGCAAAAACGACCGAAGATTTGCTGGTGATTGTGCAATCGTGGCACGCGCAACAGCGCACGGTCATTGCGGTGCTGCACGACAACGAACAAGTACGCAGATATTTTCCGCAAGCGGTCATGTTGGCGCGGCGTTTGGTGGCTTGGGGCGATACTGCAACAGTCTTGACCGATGAACATCTGCGGCTGGCTAAAAATATGCCCGAAGCGCAGGATCCGAATGCACCGTTCTGTCAGCCTGAGGTGGCTGCATGA
- the adh gene encoding aldehyde dehydrogenase: protein MNLADISKLGIKNPFKQRYDNFIGGKFVPPVKGEYFENVSPVLGKTFCEVARSTAEDVDLALDAAHAAKRAWGRTSPTDRANILLKIADRMEANLELLAIAETIDNGKPLRETTLADIPLAIDHFRYFAGCIRAQEGSVATIDAETYAYHFHEPLGVVGQIIPWNFPILMAVWKMAPALAAGNCIVLKPAEQTPASIMVWIELVHDLLPPGVLNIVQGFGLEAGKPLASSKRIAKIAFTGETTTGRLIMQYASQNIIPVTLELGGKSPNIFFADVMDQDDAFFDKCLEGFAMFALNQGEVCTCPSRALIQESIYDRFMERALKRVKAIKQGNPLEMSTMIGAQASQEQLEKILSYIDIGKQEGAKLLTGGARTQHGGDLDAGYYMEPTVFEGNNKMRIFQEEIFGPVLSVTTFKDEEEALEIANDTLYGLGAGLWTRDGSRAFRMGREIQAGRVWTNCYHLYPAHAAFGGYKQSGIGRENHKMMLDHYQQTKNLLVSYSPNALGFF, encoded by the coding sequence ATGAATCTCGCAGATATCAGCAAATTAGGCATTAAAAACCCCTTCAAACAGCGTTACGACAATTTCATCGGTGGCAAATTTGTACCGCCGGTAAAGGGTGAGTATTTTGAGAATGTCAGCCCGGTCCTCGGTAAAACTTTCTGCGAAGTAGCCCGTTCCACCGCAGAAGATGTCGATCTGGCATTGGATGCCGCGCATGCCGCGAAACGCGCATGGGGCCGCACTTCGCCAACCGACCGCGCCAACATCTTGCTCAAAATCGCTGACCGGATGGAAGCCAATCTGGAACTGCTGGCCATCGCTGAAACCATCGACAACGGCAAACCGCTGCGCGAAACCACACTGGCCGACATTCCACTGGCAATTGATCATTTCCGCTATTTTGCCGGTTGCATCCGGGCACAGGAAGGTTCCGTAGCAACAATTGATGCTGAAACTTACGCTTATCACTTCCATGAGCCTTTGGGCGTAGTCGGTCAGATCATTCCGTGGAATTTCCCGATTCTGATGGCAGTCTGGAAAATGGCACCGGCATTGGCTGCAGGTAACTGCATCGTGCTGAAACCTGCTGAACAAACCCCAGCCTCGATCATGGTCTGGATTGAACTGGTGCACGATTTGTTGCCACCAGGCGTACTTAATATCGTCCAGGGCTTCGGTCTGGAAGCTGGCAAGCCCTTGGCATCCAGCAAGCGCATTGCCAAGATTGCATTTACCGGCGAAACCACGACTGGTCGCCTGATCATGCAATACGCCTCGCAAAACATCATTCCGGTAACACTGGAACTAGGCGGAAAATCGCCGAACATTTTCTTTGCCGATGTGATGGATCAAGACGATGCGTTCTTTGACAAATGCCTGGAAGGCTTTGCCATGTTTGCGCTGAATCAGGGTGAAGTCTGCACTTGTCCATCACGGGCACTGATTCAAGAGTCGATCTACGACCGCTTTATGGAACGTGCATTGAAACGCGTAAAAGCCATTAAACAAGGCAATCCGCTGGAAATGAGCACCATGATCGGCGCACAGGCATCCCAGGAACAACTGGAAAAAATCCTGTCTTATATCGATATCGGCAAACAAGAAGGCGCAAAATTGCTGACCGGTGGCGCACGCACGCAACATGGCGGCGATCTGGATGCAGGTTATTACATGGAACCAACTGTGTTCGAAGGTAATAACAAAATGCGTATTTTCCAGGAAGAAATCTTTGGCCCAGTATTGTCGGTAACGACCTTCAAGGACGAAGAAGAAGCGCTGGAAATTGCCAACGATACTTTGTATGGTCTGGGCGCAGGATTGTGGACACGCGACGGTTCACGTGCTTTCCGTATGGGACGTGAAATTCAAGCTGGCCGGGTCTGGACGAATTGTTATCACCTTTACCCTGCCCATGCAGCATTCGGTGGTTACAAGCAATCCGGTATCGGACGTGAAAACCATAAAATGATGCTGGATCACTACCAACAAACTAAAAACTTGCTGGTCAGCTATAGCCCGAACGCTTTAGGATTTTTCTAA
- a CDS encoding DUF779 domain-containing protein has product MSTIPARVTATEAALELLQTLRKKHGALMLFQSGGCCDGSAPMCYARGDFQVGDADIYLGDLDGEPFYIGAEQYEYWKHTQLIIDVVNGNGGMFSLDNGSGRRFLTRSRLFSDDEFDQLAQLPLQCGLHENA; this is encoded by the coding sequence ATGTCTACCATTCCTGCCCGCGTTACGGCGACTGAGGCCGCACTGGAATTACTCCAGACGCTGCGAAAAAAACACGGCGCGCTGATGTTGTTTCAATCCGGCGGCTGCTGCGATGGCAGTGCACCGATGTGTTACGCCCGTGGCGATTTTCAGGTTGGCGACGCCGACATCTATTTGGGCGATCTGGATGGCGAGCCATTTTATATCGGCGCCGAGCAGTACGAATACTGGAAACACACCCAATTAATTATTGACGTTGTCAACGGCAATGGCGGTATGTTTTCGCTGGACAATGGCTCAGGCCGTCGTTTTCTCACGCGTTCGCGACTCTTCAGCGATGACGAGTTTGATCAATTGGCGCAACTGCCGCTGCAGTGCGGATTACACGAAAATGCGTGA
- a CDS encoding DUF2127 domain-containing protein encodes MQPTLQPTAQSRAKQSAPPSEPHPALKAIATFEGCKGVAALAAMLGLLSLLHHDIRHLAIALIGHFGLDPMAHYPSVFLHYADILNDENRRNIVFIGVAYISLRFIESVGLWRNRPWATWLGAVSGAIYVPIEIRHLILHPSFINAAVLIGNIAVVAYLVSQIWRKRHAQNISP; translated from the coding sequence ATGCAACCCACACTTCAGCCCACCGCCCAATCGCGCGCCAAACAATCTGCGCCGCCGTCCGAGCCACACCCTGCCTTAAAGGCCATTGCGACTTTTGAAGGCTGCAAAGGCGTCGCCGCACTGGCCGCCATGCTTGGCTTGCTCAGCCTGCTGCATCACGATATTCGCCATCTCGCTATCGCATTAATCGGCCATTTTGGCCTGGATCCCATGGCGCACTATCCATCCGTTTTTCTGCACTACGCAGATATCCTGAATGACGAAAACCGTCGCAACATTGTCTTCATCGGCGTCGCCTATATCTCGCTGCGCTTCATCGAAAGTGTTGGCCTCTGGCGCAATCGCCCGTGGGCGACCTGGCTAGGCGCGGTATCCGGTGCCATCTATGTCCCGATCGAAATTCGCCATCTTATTTTGCATCCATCCTTTATTAACGCCGCGGTCCTGATCGGCAACATCGCGGTTGTCGCTTATCTGGTGTCACAGATCTGGCGCAAACGCCATGCTCAAAACATTTCTCCTTAG
- a CDS encoding 3-hydroxyacyl-CoA dehydrogenase NAD-binding domain-containing protein, protein MTAEYQCYDSIALITINNPPVNGMGLATRTAMVDGINRALSDDAVKAIVITGAGNTFSGGADIKEFNSPKALAEPSLHTLISVVENAHKPVIAAIHSACMGGGLELSLACHYRVATPTALIGLPEVKLGLLPGAGGTQRLPRAVGLALATEMIVHGNAITAEKLCKTRLIDALLNLGKNGGGNGALLSDWLPQVFTFANEVADRRPLPKIRDLTVDYPEYETFFQSARDAIIATATRFPAPLKCLDAIEASITRNFDDGLRYEGELFMALLQTTESKALRHAFFGERAANKIKDVPADNPRRTIKFAAVVGAGTMGAGIAMSFANAGIPVMLLETGSEALEKGLAGIRKNYDRALKKGTLTQDKCDQRVALITGTLGYAEIAHADIVVEAVFEDMAIKKSVFIKLDEVMKKGAILASNTSTLDLNEIAAATKRPEDVIGMHFFSPANVMRLLEIVRGEQTAKDVLATVMALSKKMRKLGVMSSVCDGFIGNRMIEQYVRQAGFLLDEGCLPAQVDKAIEAFGFAMGPFRMSDLAGNDIGWHIRKRRAVEAPDMTYSCTADLICEMDRFGQKVGAGWYDYKTGDRTAYPSELINAMIVKHSADIGVTRRQIDDQEIVERLVYSLINEAALLLDEGIAQQASDVDMVYLNGYGFPLFRGGPLFYADTVGLQNVIGAIEKYAQGLHGEAWRPAPLLKELAALDKTFSDI, encoded by the coding sequence ATGACTGCCGAATATCAATGCTATGACTCGATCGCCCTCATCACGATAAACAACCCTCCCGTCAATGGGATGGGATTGGCGACACGCACGGCAATGGTGGATGGCATTAACAGAGCACTCAGCGATGATGCGGTCAAGGCGATTGTCATTACCGGCGCTGGCAATACATTTTCTGGCGGCGCAGATATCAAAGAATTTAACTCACCAAAAGCGTTGGCTGAACCATCGCTGCATACGTTGATCAGCGTCGTCGAAAATGCCCATAAACCAGTGATCGCAGCAATCCACAGCGCCTGTATGGGCGGCGGTCTGGAATTATCGCTGGCATGCCATTATCGCGTTGCCACGCCAACCGCCCTCATCGGGCTGCCAGAGGTCAAACTGGGCTTGCTACCGGGTGCAGGTGGTACCCAACGCTTGCCGCGCGCTGTCGGCCTGGCGTTAGCCACAGAAATGATCGTCCACGGCAATGCGATCACCGCCGAAAAGCTCTGCAAAACCAGACTGATCGATGCGCTGCTGAATCTCGGCAAAAACGGCGGCGGCAACGGAGCTTTGCTGAGCGACTGGTTACCGCAAGTCTTTACCTTCGCCAATGAAGTTGCGGACCGCAGACCGCTGCCTAAAATACGCGATCTGACAGTGGACTATCCCGAGTATGAAACATTTTTTCAGTCCGCCCGCGATGCCATCATTGCGACGGCGACGCGGTTCCCTGCGCCGCTAAAATGTCTTGATGCGATTGAGGCGTCTATCACCAGAAATTTTGACGATGGGCTGCGTTATGAGGGCGAATTATTTATGGCTTTGTTGCAGACAACTGAGTCGAAAGCACTGCGTCATGCTTTCTTCGGTGAACGCGCCGCAAATAAAATAAAGGATGTTCCAGCCGATAACCCACGCCGCACTATCAAGTTTGCGGCAGTTGTTGGCGCTGGCACGATGGGCGCCGGCATTGCTATGAGTTTTGCCAACGCGGGAATTCCAGTGATGCTATTGGAAACCGGCTCAGAGGCATTGGAAAAAGGTCTCGCGGGGATTCGAAAAAACTACGATAGAGCACTCAAAAAAGGCACTCTGACGCAAGATAAATGTGACCAACGTGTTGCCCTGATCACGGGTACGCTGGGCTACGCCGAAATTGCTCACGCAGATATCGTGGTCGAGGCAGTATTTGAAGACATGGCGATCAAGAAATCTGTCTTTATAAAGCTGGATGAGGTCATGAAAAAAGGTGCGATTCTGGCCTCGAACACGTCAACACTTGATCTCAACGAAATCGCAGCAGCGACCAAACGACCGGAAGACGTGATTGGCATGCATTTCTTCAGTCCTGCCAATGTCATGCGATTGCTAGAAATAGTGCGTGGCGAACAAACCGCCAAAGATGTATTGGCAACGGTCATGGCGCTCTCCAAAAAAATGCGCAAACTGGGCGTTATGTCGAGCGTTTGTGATGGTTTTATCGGCAATCGAATGATCGAACAATATGTGCGTCAGGCCGGATTTTTACTTGACGAAGGTTGTTTGCCAGCGCAGGTCGATAAGGCGATTGAAGCGTTTGGCTTTGCAATGGGTCCGTTCCGCATGAGCGATCTGGCGGGTAACGATATCGGCTGGCACATCCGCAAACGCCGCGCAGTTGAAGCGCCTGACATGACGTATTCCTGCACCGCAGATTTAATATGCGAGATGGATCGCTTCGGCCAAAAAGTCGGCGCCGGTTGGTACGACTATAAGACGGGCGATCGCACCGCTTATCCATCAGAACTAATCAATGCGATGATCGTAAAACATTCTGCCGATATCGGTGTCACACGGCGTCAGATCGACGATCAGGAAATCGTCGAGCGACTGGTCTACTCATTGATTAACGAAGCCGCCCTTCTCCTTGACGAAGGCATCGCGCAACAAGCATCCGATGTCGATATGGTGTACCTGAACGGTTACGGCTTCCCGCTATTTCGCGGCGGCCCCTTGTTCTATGCCGATACCGTGGGCTTGCAAAATGTAATCGGGGCAATCGAAAAATATGCGCAAGGTTTGCACGGCGAGGCATGGAGGCCCGCACCTTTGCTAAAAGAACTAGCTGCGCTTGACAAGACTTTTAGCGATATTTAA
- a CDS encoding GlsB/YeaQ/YmgE family stress response membrane protein yields MEHGILAWLIIGAIAGWLAGVLVKGGGFGVLVDIIVGIVGAFIGGWLASVLRIGVSGGMIASIVVATLGAVVLLVILRLVKRA; encoded by the coding sequence ATGGAACATGGAATTCTTGCCTGGCTTATTATCGGTGCCATTGCAGGCTGGCTGGCAGGTGTTTTAGTGAAAGGCGGTGGTTTTGGCGTGCTGGTCGACATCATCGTCGGCATTGTTGGTGCGTTCATCGGCGGTTGGTTGGCTAGCGTACTGCGCATCGGCGTCAGCGGTGGCATGATTGCATCCATTGTTGTTGCAACCCTGGGTGCCGTGGTGCTGCTGGTGATATTGCGATTGGTCAAGCGCGCCTGA
- a CDS encoding transposase → MKRTPPSRDRIAAALKQEELGMPVADVIRQAGITERTFQSWKKQYGGLQEYPERLKCLQDENTKLKQIVAELTLENSRLEDALEDKHLSH, encoded by the coding sequence ATGAAGCGGACGCCACCTTCCCGCGATCGAATTGCTGCAGCTCTCAAACAAGAAGAGCTTGGTATGCCGGTAGCTGACGTAATTCGACAAGCCGGGATTACAGAACGTACTTTTCAAAGTTGGAAAAAGCAGTACGGTGGCCTCCAGGAGTATCCAGAACGTCTGAAATGCTTGCAAGACGAGAACACCAAGCTGAAGCAAATTGTAGCGGAGTTAACACTTGAAAATTCACGTCTTGAGGATGCACTGGAGGATAAACATCTCAGCCACTAA
- a CDS encoding GlxA family transcriptional regulator produces MNNGGLDKLDALDQHCAIKHIGIMVFDGVILADVVGAADVFGIGDKLISTVFPGTTRYQVSIMSIAGGMVMSSASVQILTAPLTQFDDCAFDTLLIASGTGNFDAYHDPVLIAWLQKKRSQVRRIAAICTGVFVIGAAGFLNNRRATTHWALADKMSREFPKINIDREAQIVEDNDIFTSCDVGMATDLALRLLEIDLGPAVAQRIAQNLVVCQRRRDTSPANNPSRPVESIINSKIHKASLWFVEHLSDPISVIDAANFVFMSERNFVRQFKRETGQTPHDFLVNLRLEAVRQQLSETDLPVDKIARRCGLFSGAHVAKLFRKQMWPSPTEYRKGIRP; encoded by the coding sequence ATGAATAACGGCGGCTTAGACAAACTTGATGCGCTCGATCAACACTGCGCAATCAAGCATATTGGCATCATGGTTTTCGATGGCGTAATACTGGCAGATGTAGTGGGTGCAGCTGATGTATTTGGGATCGGCGACAAACTCATCTCGACCGTGTTTCCCGGCACCACGCGATATCAGGTATCGATTATGTCGATTGCAGGCGGCATGGTCATGTCCTCTGCATCAGTCCAAATTTTAACTGCACCACTCACGCAATTTGATGACTGTGCGTTTGATACGTTATTGATTGCCAGCGGCACCGGCAACTTTGATGCGTATCACGATCCTGTGCTGATCGCATGGCTTCAGAAAAAGCGCAGTCAGGTCCGGCGGATTGCCGCCATTTGCACCGGCGTATTCGTCATCGGCGCAGCTGGATTTCTGAACAATCGCCGTGCGACGACGCATTGGGCGCTAGCCGATAAAATGTCACGCGAATTCCCAAAAATTAATATTGATCGGGAAGCGCAAATTGTTGAAGATAACGATATCTTTACGTCGTGCGATGTTGGCATGGCAACCGATCTTGCATTACGGCTTTTAGAAATAGATCTAGGCCCGGCGGTAGCGCAGCGGATTGCTCAAAATCTGGTAGTTTGCCAGCGTCGCCGCGACACATCACCAGCAAATAATCCGTCACGTCCGGTCGAATCCATCATCAACAGCAAAATTCATAAAGCATCGCTGTGGTTCGTAGAACATCTTAGCGATCCTATTTCTGTGATTGATGCTGCCAATTTTGTGTTTATGAGCGAGCGCAATTTCGTGCGGCAATTCAAGCGCGAAACCGGGCAAACACCGCATGATTTTTTGGTCAATTTGCGACTGGAAGCGGTGCGCCAGCAATTATCTGAAACCGATTTACCCGTCGACAAAATTGCCCGACGCTGCGGCTTGTTTAGCGGCGCGCATGTCGCGAAATTATTCCGCAAACAGATGTGGCCCTCGCCCACCGAATATCGCAAAGGGATTCGGCCATAG
- a CDS encoding transporter — MLLKKIHTLSGSALLMCLHSAFAAHPLVTDDTGTQDMGNQQLEANTDWTRRSGIAGHVADFTYTYGLLSNVDVFSDLPVTASSPSGINDASLGVKWRFYERGATSFAIKPVLVLPTGNQNVGLGTGRSSAAMTLIASIDNAPWAFHGNLGIAVNRYALAVDQQENRRLLWRASSAVTYSLTQQWRLLGDIGIARNQDVGSTVNPAYFLTGAIYSPNQNVDLDAGIRFGLNKTEVDRQFGVGLTLRF; from the coding sequence ATGTTATTAAAAAAAATTCATACATTGAGTGGGTCCGCGCTGTTGATGTGTTTGCATTCAGCTTTTGCCGCGCATCCTCTGGTGACCGACGACACCGGGACACAGGATATGGGCAACCAGCAGTTGGAAGCCAATACTGACTGGACCCGGCGTAGCGGCATTGCCGGTCATGTCGCAGACTTTACTTATACCTATGGTCTGCTATCGAATGTGGATGTTTTTAGTGATTTACCGGTCACTGCGTCATCGCCAAGTGGCATAAATGATGCGTCGCTCGGGGTTAAGTGGCGTTTCTACGAACGCGGCGCAACCAGCTTTGCTATCAAGCCTGTGTTGGTGCTGCCCACCGGTAATCAAAACGTTGGCTTGGGGACAGGCCGTAGCAGCGCTGCAATGACCTTGATTGCAAGCATTGATAATGCGCCGTGGGCGTTTCACGGTAATCTTGGCATCGCTGTGAATCGTTATGCCCTGGCAGTCGATCAGCAAGAAAATCGTAGACTTCTATGGCGCGCATCCAGCGCGGTTACCTATAGCTTGACGCAGCAATGGCGGCTGCTGGGTGATATCGGCATAGCGCGTAATCAAGACGTTGGCAGCACGGTTAATCCCGCGTATTTCTTAACCGGCGCTATTTATTCACCAAATCAAAATGTCGACCTGGATGCGGGTATCAGGTTCGGATTGAATAAGACCGAAGTAGATCGGCAATTTGGCGTCGGACTGACGTTGCGGTTTTAA
- a CDS encoding class 1 fructose-bisphosphatase has translation MKRVSLTQHLIEQQRLHNSIPSELRLLIEVVGRACKTISHAVGKGALGEVLGSAGIENVQGEVQKKLDIISNEILLEANEWGGHLAAMASEEMESIHPIPNRYPQGEYLLLFDPLDGSSNIDVNVSIGTIFSVLKAPDGMTTPSEKDFMQSGRQQVAAGYAVYGPQTMLVLTTGNGVHCFTLDREMGAWVLTQRDIQIPTETKEFAINASNTRHWYPPVTRYVNEMLAGVSGPLEKDFNMRWVASMVADVHRILSRGGIFMYPADSRDTSMPGKLRLMYEANPMAMIVEQAGGAATDGKQAILDIAPQKLHQRVPVFLGSKTEVERITAYHQD, from the coding sequence ATGAAACGTGTCAGTCTGACGCAACATCTGATCGAACAACAACGTTTACACAACAGCATTCCTTCCGAATTGCGCTTGCTTATCGAAGTCGTTGGTCGTGCCTGCAAGACCATCAGTCACGCGGTTGGCAAGGGCGCGCTGGGCGAAGTGCTCGGCAGCGCGGGTATTGAAAACGTGCAAGGCGAAGTGCAAAAGAAACTAGATATTATTTCTAACGAAATTTTGCTGGAAGCCAACGAATGGGGCGGTCATCTTGCCGCGATGGCATCCGAAGAAATGGAATCCATTCACCCGATTCCAAACCGCTATCCGCAAGGCGAATATCTGCTGTTGTTTGATCCGTTGGACGGCTCCAGCAACATTGATGTGAATGTCTCCATCGGGACTATTTTCTCGGTATTGAAAGCGCCGGATGGCATGACAACGCCATCAGAAAAAGATTTCATGCAATCCGGTCGCCAGCAGGTCGCCGCCGGTTATGCCGTGTACGGTCCGCAAACCATGCTGGTATTGACTACCGGCAATGGCGTTCATTGCTTTACGCTGGATCGTGAAATGGGCGCTTGGGTGCTGACGCAACGCGATATTCAAATCCCGACTGAGACGAAAGAATTCGCGATTAACGCCTCTAATACACGTCATTGGTATCCACCGGTCACGCGTTATGTGAACGAGATGCTGGCGGGCGTTTCAGGCCCCTTGGAGAAGGATTTCAACATGCGCTGGGTCGCGTCGATGGTGGCCGATGTGCATCGTATTCTTAGTCGTGGCGGGATTTTCATGTATCCGGCGGATTCTCGCGATACCAGCATGCCCGGTAAATTGCGTCTGATGTACGAAGCAAATCCAATGGCAATGATCGTCGAGCAGGCGGGCGGAGCTGCTACTGACGGCAAGCAGGCAATTCTGGATATCGCACCACAAAAATTGCATCAGCGTGTGCCGGTATTTTTGGGATCGAAGACTGAAGTTGAGCGGATTACTGCTTATCATCAGGATTAA